One window from the genome of Scylla paramamosain isolate STU-SP2022 unplaced genomic scaffold, ASM3559412v1 Contig143, whole genome shotgun sequence encodes:
- the LOC135099538 gene encoding uncharacterized protein LOC135099538 yields MRNPYTALHSTTQQYTAIHNHTQPYTAIHRVCVLGGPEPPPPHPWGFLPQEEEEEEEEEEETRVPPGGRDSGDDEPPVLHPLAPKPHPTYHQPHQSPQQPPSPAPHQEHLPQDCLPRPHKTPPPASPVQKERAPHRSRSRSHSCCSTVAPNIATAGEANYQPPN; encoded by the exons atgaggaat CCATACACAGCACTACACAGCACTACACAACagtacacagcaatacacaaccatacacagccatacacagcaatacaca gagtgtgtgtgctTGGAGGACCTGAGCCACCTCCACCCCACCCCTGGGGCTTCCtgccccaggaggaggaggaggaggaggaggaggaggaggagacgcggGTGCCCCCCGGGGGACGTGACAGCGGTGACGACGAGCCCCCCGTCCTGCACCCCCTGGCCCCCAAGCCCCACCCCACCTACCACCAGCCACACCAGTCCCCACAGCAGCCTCCGTCACCCGCCCCACACCAGGAGCACCTGCCCCAAGACTGCCTGCCCCGCCCCCACAAGACACCGCCCCCAGCCTCCCCTGTCCAGAAGGAGCGCGCCCCTCACAGGTCCCGCTCCCGCTCCCACTCCTGCTGCAGCACTGTGGCACCCAACAtagccacagcaggagag GCCAATTATCAACCCCCAAActaa